The following coding sequences are from one uncultured Desulfobacter sp. window:
- a CDS encoding histidine kinase: MPDSHTLKHNLRYALITAVLNTSIAFILSASVYRGEPVTIQLICSNLIGFSIFACMRSSDFLYVRKKIGNPVIVKGIALSLGIIIGSLSSWIYLSATKNMTLGFFLKNVLLNFAVFGILFGLPIVYYFSSQRELIASRQQVQDEKIRRLTIEKEAAMTSLRLLQAQIEPHFLFNTLSTVLSLFETDVEKAKMMLLDLNIFLRGCLDSTRKRMITLEKELEITAHYMNIFKIRMGARLTYSIQNQTGLTDLPFPPLIIQPLVENSIKYGLEPKPEGGTIYISCRYMSSTLEIIIEDTGLGLENDVVKPGIGLDNVSRRLESIYGDNVGLFIEPVEPVGTRVTIRIKQ; the protein is encoded by the coding sequence ATGCCGGATTCACATACGCTTAAGCATAATTTAAGATATGCACTGATAACGGCAGTGCTGAATACAAGTATTGCATTTATTCTTTCAGCCTCGGTTTATAGAGGCGAGCCTGTCACCATACAACTTATCTGCTCCAACCTGATCGGGTTTTCGATTTTTGCTTGTATGCGGTCATCTGATTTTTTGTATGTCCGCAAAAAAATCGGCAATCCGGTTATTGTAAAGGGAATCGCACTCTCTTTGGGAATTATCATCGGTTCTTTATCCAGTTGGATTTATTTGTCTGCCACCAAGAATATGACCCTGGGCTTTTTTTTGAAAAACGTTTTGTTGAACTTTGCCGTTTTTGGAATCCTTTTCGGCCTTCCCATTGTTTACTATTTCAGTTCCCAAAGGGAATTAATTGCTTCCCGCCAGCAGGTGCAAGATGAAAAAATCAGGCGCCTGACCATTGAAAAAGAGGCGGCCATGACTTCCCTGAGACTTCTCCAGGCCCAGATCGAACCCCATTTTCTTTTCAACACCTTGTCCACCGTTCTATCGCTGTTTGAAACCGATGTGGAAAAAGCAAAAATGATGCTTTTGGATTTGAACATTTTTTTGCGCGGTTGCCTTGATTCTACCCGTAAGAGAATGATCACGCTTGAAAAAGAACTTGAAATCACAGCCCACTATATGAACATTTTTAAAATCAGAATGGGGGCACGGCTGACCTATTCAATTCAGAATCAAACCGGTTTAACGGATTTGCCTTTCCCGCCGCTGATTATTCAGCCGTTGGTTGAAAACAGCATTAAATATGGGCTTGAACCCAAACCCGAGGGTGGTACAATCTACATATCCTGCCGGTATATGTCTTCAACCCTTGAAATTATTATTGAGGATACCGGGTTGGGCTTGGAAAATGATGTGGTTAAGCCCGGCATCGGACTGGATAATGTCAGCCGCAGACTGGAAAGCATTTATGGAGACAATGTCGGTTTATTCATTGAACCGGTGGAACCCGTTGGGACACGAGTAACAATAAGGATTAAACAATGA
- a CDS encoding aminotransferase class I/II-fold pyridoxal phosphate-dependent enzyme produces the protein MEQDNIIRFASRMDYLPPYLFGMINKMKMEKRRNGDDVIDLGMGNPMDPTPDAVIEKLVNVAKDPKSHRYPESSGLPNLKREIAKYYDRHYNISLDADKETYFTIGSKEGISHLCLAIMGPGDCVLVPAPAFPIHIYAAVIAGANVMRIPLEPEEGFLNRIITVCESCYPSPKVLMLNYPHNPTGVVTDKAFFKEIVKLAKRFKFMVINDFAYGKITYDGYVAPSFLEIEGAKDVGVEFGSFSKSYNMAGWRIGYCVGNEKIVEALGKIKGYFDYGIFSAIQVAGIIALRDCDDTIPELAKIYEHRRDVLCSGLERIGWEIERPKAGMFVWAKIPEPFSKMGAMEFAIQLMNKGNVAVAPGTGFSEEGEGYLRLALVENEERLRQAVRQMKKAMDQMTI, from the coding sequence GTGGAACAAGACAATATTATTCGGTTTGCCTCCCGGATGGACTACCTGCCGCCTTACCTTTTCGGTATGATCAATAAGATGAAAATGGAAAAACGGCGCAACGGGGATGATGTCATTGACCTGGGTATGGGAAATCCCATGGACCCCACACCGGATGCAGTGATTGAAAAGCTGGTGAACGTTGCCAAAGATCCAAAATCCCACCGGTACCCGGAAAGTTCAGGCCTTCCCAATTTAAAAAGGGAAATTGCCAAATATTACGACCGGCACTACAACATCAGCCTGGATGCGGACAAAGAGACCTACTTTACCATTGGGTCCAAAGAGGGAATTTCACATTTGTGCCTGGCCATCATGGGGCCTGGCGACTGCGTTCTGGTTCCGGCACCGGCGTTTCCCATCCACATCTATGCCGCGGTGATCGCCGGTGCCAATGTCATGAGAATTCCTTTGGAACCTGAAGAGGGTTTTCTGAACAGGATTATTACCGTGTGTGAATCCTGTTATCCCAGTCCAAAGGTCCTGATGCTCAACTACCCCCATAATCCCACCGGCGTTGTAACGGATAAGGCCTTTTTCAAAGAGATCGTCAAGCTCGCCAAGCGGTTTAAATTCATGGTTATCAATGACTTTGCCTATGGCAAAATAACCTATGACGGATATGTTGCCCCAAGTTTTCTGGAAATTGAGGGAGCCAAGGACGTCGGTGTTGAATTTGGATCCTTTTCCAAATCCTACAATATGGCCGGCTGGCGCATCGGGTATTGCGTGGGGAATGAAAAAATTGTCGAGGCCCTTGGAAAAATTAAAGGCTATTTTGATTATGGTATATTTTCGGCCATCCAGGTGGCAGGTATTATTGCCCTTCGGGACTGTGATGATACCATTCCAGAACTTGCAAAAATCTACGAACACCGTCGCGATGTCCTTTGTTCGGGCCTTGAACGCATCGGATGGGAGATAGAACGGCCCAAGGCCGGCATGTTTGTCTGGGCAAAAATCCCTGAACCGTTTAGTAAAATGGGCGCCATGGAGTTTGCCATCCAGCTGATGAACAAAGGAAATGTGGCCGTGGCACCGGGCACCGGGTTCTCCGAAGAGGGCGAAGGGTATCTTCGACTGGCCCTTGTTGAAAATGAAGAACGTCTGCGCCAGGCTGTCCGGCAGATGAAAAAAGCCATGGATCAGATGACCATTTAA
- a CDS encoding type II toxin-antitoxin system RelE/ParE family toxin, which translates to MEFIETSIFTKQVLKLLNDSSYRILQSTLMLNPGAGAMIKGSGGVRKIRWSLPGAGKRGALRVIYYFDQPETIYMLFMYKKNEQEDLTPEQLKILKKAIKENLL; encoded by the coding sequence ATGGAATTCATTGAAACATCAATATTTACCAAGCAAGTCCTAAAGCTTCTAAATGATTCAAGCTATCGAATATTACAATCCACATTGATGTTAAATCCAGGTGCCGGGGCGATGATCAAAGGAAGTGGCGGGGTTCGCAAAATCCGCTGGAGTTTACCCGGCGCAGGTAAAAGAGGTGCTTTACGGGTTATTTATTATTTCGATCAGCCCGAAACGATTTACATGTTATTCATGTACAAGAAAAACGAACAAGAAGATTTAACCCCGGAACAACTCAAAATCTTAAAAAAAGCAATAAAGGAGAATTTATTATGA
- the nadS gene encoding NadS family protein, producing the protein MKNEDFDMLLSSIKEAGDIKSGKKKPSRVFEIEAPDIKMIRKSLSVSQSEFAMMIGVSVRTLQNWEQGRRKPDGPAKALLHVASKNPKAVLEALHI; encoded by the coding sequence ATGAAGAACGAAGATTTTGATATGTTGCTTTCAAGCATAAAAGAAGCGGGCGATATAAAAAGCGGAAAAAAGAAACCAAGTCGAGTTTTTGAGATTGAAGCACCGGATATTAAAATGATTCGAAAATCTTTAAGTGTTTCACAGTCAGAGTTTGCCATGATGATAGGAGTGAGCGTCAGGACACTTCAAAACTGGGAACAAGGAAGAAGAAAACCGGATGGTCCTGCAAAAGCCCTGTTACATGTTGCCTCAAAAAATCCCAAAGCGGTACTTGAGGCCCTTCATATTTGA
- the tnpB gene encoding IS66 family insertion sequence element accessory protein TnpB (TnpB, as the term is used for proteins encoded by IS66 family insertion elements, is considered an accessory protein, since TnpC, encoded by a neighboring gene, is a DDE family transposase.) translates to MIQITPQMRIMLAVTPADFRKGIDGLAAVCRRVLKQNPFSGYVFVFRNKPGTALKILIYDGQGFWLCQKRLSKGRFKWWPKKGGDEIHPLAAHELQMLIWNGNPQKNNVLLWKKI, encoded by the coding sequence ATGATCCAAATCACACCGCAAATGCGGATAATGCTGGCGGTAACTCCTGCTGATTTTCGAAAGGGGATCGACGGCCTGGCAGCTGTTTGTCGCAGGGTGTTAAAACAAAATCCTTTTTCCGGATATGTTTTTGTTTTCAGAAACAAACCGGGGACTGCCCTGAAGATACTAATATATGATGGCCAGGGCTTCTGGCTTTGTCAAAAAAGATTGAGCAAGGGGCGTTTTAAATGGTGGCCTAAAAAGGGAGGAGATGAAATTCACCCATTGGCTGCACATGAATTACAGATGTTGATATGGAACGGAAATCCTCAAAAAAATAATGTACTTTTGTGGAAAAAAATCTAG
- a CDS encoding IS66 family transposase produces MDIKQDELDALLERVRSNELQDGDYELIKALVETVAYLNTLSNEKAASIKRLLKMVFGDKTEKKKTSNPQNRPKRKKKKKGHGKNGANAYKGAKKIKICHQSLKSGNDCPACEKGKLYGEKPPAKIVRITGGAPFQATVYELQRLRCNLCGQIFTAQAPDNVGKEKYDAKSGAMLALLKYGSGVPLYRLGKLQASLGMPLPPSTQWEIIESVADKIHPVYTELVRQAAQGKVLYNDDTTMKILSLIKETDKAAKRKGMFTSGILSECDVGKIALFFTGHNHAGENLSRVLKERGSREDRPIQMCDALSRNLPKGFESILCNCLVHGRRNFVDVMDDFPEECDHVIDTVAKIYEHDHKVREQGLDDAQRLQYHQTHSGPLMRALKVWLEDKFENKEVEPNSSLGKAISYMLNHWQELTRFLEIPGAPLDNNLCEQLLKKSILHRKNSLFYKTEHGAYIGDLFMSLIHTCNLQNINPFEYLTALQKHSSEIFQNPSDWLPWSFENTIAKKSGETADNL; encoded by the coding sequence ATGGACATAAAGCAGGACGAACTTGACGCGCTCCTTGAGCGGGTAAGATCAAATGAACTGCAGGACGGCGATTATGAGTTGATCAAAGCATTGGTTGAAACCGTTGCTTATTTGAATACGTTGTCCAATGAAAAAGCAGCATCCATTAAACGGTTATTAAAAATGGTATTCGGCGATAAGACCGAAAAGAAGAAAACGTCGAATCCGCAGAACCGGCCGAAACGAAAAAAGAAGAAAAAAGGTCACGGCAAAAATGGTGCAAACGCCTATAAAGGTGCCAAGAAGATCAAGATCTGTCATCAAAGCCTTAAGTCAGGTAATGATTGCCCTGCCTGTGAAAAAGGTAAATTGTATGGTGAAAAACCACCTGCCAAGATCGTCCGGATAACAGGCGGTGCTCCCTTCCAGGCGACAGTATATGAACTGCAGAGATTGCGGTGTAACCTTTGTGGGCAGATTTTTACTGCCCAGGCGCCCGACAATGTGGGCAAAGAAAAATATGATGCCAAATCCGGTGCCATGCTGGCCCTTCTAAAATATGGCAGCGGAGTCCCTTTATACCGCTTGGGCAAACTTCAGGCTAGCCTGGGGATGCCGCTGCCCCCATCGACCCAATGGGAAATCATCGAAAGCGTAGCAGACAAGATTCATCCGGTATATACAGAGTTAGTCCGTCAGGCTGCACAAGGCAAGGTGTTGTACAATGACGACACGACAATGAAAATTTTATCCTTGATAAAAGAAACAGACAAGGCAGCCAAGCGAAAAGGGATGTTCACTTCCGGAATCCTGTCAGAATGTGACGTAGGAAAGATTGCCCTGTTTTTTACCGGCCACAATCATGCTGGAGAAAATTTATCCAGGGTTCTGAAAGAACGGGGATCCAGAGAAGATCGGCCAATACAGATGTGTGATGCTCTGTCCAGGAATCTGCCAAAAGGTTTTGAATCGATATTATGCAATTGTCTCGTGCATGGACGCCGTAACTTTGTCGACGTCATGGACGATTTCCCTGAGGAGTGTGACCATGTAATTGATACAGTGGCTAAAATTTATGAGCACGATCATAAGGTAAGGGAGCAAGGCCTGGACGATGCTCAACGCCTTCAATATCATCAAACCCACAGCGGTCCACTGATGCGGGCGCTTAAAGTATGGCTGGAAGACAAGTTTGAAAACAAAGAAGTAGAACCCAACTCCAGTCTGGGCAAGGCCATATCATATATGTTGAATCACTGGCAGGAATTGACCCGTTTCCTGGAGATCCCTGGAGCACCGCTGGATAATAATCTTTGCGAACAATTGCTGAAAAAGTCGATTCTGCACCGAAAAAATTCATTATTTTATAAAACCGAACACGGTGCCTATATTGGCGACCTGTTCATGAGCCTGATACATACCTGCAACCTGCAAAATATAAATCCCTTTGAATACCTGACCGCACTACAGAAGCACTCTTCCGAGATCTTCCAAAACCCTTCTGACTGGTTGCCGTGGTCATTTGAAAACACAATCGCTAAAAAATCAGGGGAAACAGCTGATAATCTGTAA
- a CDS encoding LytTR family DNA-binding domain-containing protein, translating into MKPIRLLIAEDEIPQQDNLISLLKPHESRIEIVGTASNGNDALQLIKTLMPEVVFLDIKMPGMSGIDVAKQIAGQSRIVFITAYDQYAVQAFENEAIDYILKPVTAPRLEKTIERLENHFNHSSDIVDLYGKIENIIKVLENSSPREHLKLIRVKTGSQINFIPASKVVFFKAEEKYTIVRTSEKEYLINTPIKELEHQLDPDSFWRVHRNSIVNITRIHQIQRSFSNQMLICFKNMDERIKISRRYECRFK; encoded by the coding sequence ATGAAACCCATCCGCCTGCTGATCGCAGAAGACGAAATCCCCCAGCAAGACAACCTGATATCTTTGTTAAAGCCCCATGAATCCCGCATTGAGATTGTCGGCACGGCATCCAATGGAAACGATGCCCTGCAATTGATTAAAACGCTGATGCCGGAAGTTGTTTTTCTTGATATTAAAATGCCGGGGATGAGCGGCATTGATGTGGCAAAGCAGATTGCCGGTCAGTCAAGAATTGTCTTTATTACGGCATATGATCAATATGCCGTACAGGCCTTTGAAAATGAAGCCATTGATTATATCTTAAAACCCGTGACTGCCCCGCGCCTTGAGAAAACCATAGAACGGCTTGAAAACCATTTTAATCATTCATCGGATATTGTTGATCTATATGGTAAAATAGAGAATATAATTAAGGTGTTGGAAAACTCAAGCCCCAGGGAGCATCTAAAGCTGATACGGGTCAAAACAGGTAGCCAGATCAACTTTATTCCTGCATCAAAGGTCGTTTTCTTTAAGGCGGAAGAGAAGTATACCATTGTGAGAACATCAGAAAAAGAGTATCTGATTAATACACCGATAAAAGAACTCGAACACCAACTGGACCCTGATAGTTTTTGGCGTGTTCACCGCAATTCAATTGTAAACATAACCAGAATCCACCAGATCCAGCGATCATTCAGCAACCAGATGCTGATCTGTTTTAAAAACATGGATGAACGGATTAAAATCAGCAGGCGGTATGAATGCCGTTTTAAATAA
- a CDS encoding suppressor of fused domain protein, which yields MNNVKKEYSGIGEEFILETNQDSTWPILVLNSLMAFNILLSIGHYGDKPILDYGDRMALSIEPNLTNVMAVEPKDFPVSFELKSGKVDFLQIVGITDTEVQFAKGNSSAALSELIYEKFGTLSIIPNRDSTI from the coding sequence ATTAACAATGTAAAAAAAGAATATTCCGGTATAGGTGAAGAATTCATTTTAGAAACAAACCAAGATTCCACTTGGCCAATATTGGTGCTTAATTCTCTAATGGCATTTAATATTTTACTTTCAATTGGTCATTATGGTGATAAGCCAATTCTTGACTATGGTGACCGAATGGCACTATCAATTGAACCGAATCTTACTAATGTTATGGCAGTCGAGCCAAAGGACTTTCCGGTATCTTTCGAATTGAAATCCGGTAAAGTGGATTTTCTTCAGATTGTAGGTATTACTGACACTGAAGTACAGTTCGCAAAAGGCAATAGCTCTGCAGCACTTTCGGAGCTTATTTATGAAAAATTTGGTACTTTATCAATAATTCCAAATAGAGATAGCACAATATAG
- a CDS encoding IS110 family transposase: protein MTKRSKNSTLIQIVHPICCGLDVHKDKISACLITVDANGKEQHEIREFSSFTQDLQKMKTWLIKNSCPVVAMESTGVYWHPVYNTIEATMEVVLVNARHIKNVPGRKTDICDSKWLAGLLRHGLVKGSFIPPEQVREWRELSRLRKIYTESLADYKRRVHKLFITANIKIDSVVSDLFGLTGLNLIDLLCKNDEVTLEKVQECTKGSLKKKIPELYLSLHGYFKDHHRFQLIGMMEAIEMFQKQIEQINVRLEILTRDHENLLERLDEVPGIDKKSAQSVLGEVGVTLNEFKSMVAFVAWAGLCPGNNESAGKRKSGRNAVRNHPFKTILVQIAWAAIKTKGSYYKAKYYKLKARRGAKKAIVAIAHRIAKAIYNIIKNGDRYRDLGEEYLSKPNKQRMLKNLAKKADELGMKLVPCEG, encoded by the coding sequence ATGACCAAGAGATCAAAAAATAGCACATTAATCCAAATCGTTCACCCAATTTGTTGTGGTTTGGATGTTCACAAAGACAAAATTTCGGCCTGTTTAATCACTGTTGATGCTAATGGGAAAGAACAGCATGAGATTCGAGAGTTTTCATCATTTACTCAAGATTTGCAAAAAATGAAAACGTGGTTGATTAAAAATAGCTGTCCTGTAGTGGCAATGGAAAGTACCGGGGTATATTGGCATCCGGTTTATAACACCATCGAAGCTACGATGGAGGTCGTTTTGGTTAATGCCAGGCATATTAAAAATGTTCCCGGCAGGAAAACAGACATTTGTGACAGTAAATGGCTTGCCGGGCTGCTTCGTCATGGGTTGGTAAAAGGGAGTTTTATCCCTCCCGAACAGGTCCGTGAATGGCGAGAATTAAGCCGATTGAGAAAGATATATACAGAATCTCTCGCTGATTATAAGCGACGTGTTCATAAACTATTTATCACGGCAAATATTAAAATTGATTCGGTCGTTTCTGATTTGTTCGGGCTTACCGGTTTGAATCTCATTGATTTGTTATGCAAAAACGATGAAGTGACCTTGGAGAAAGTTCAGGAATGCACAAAAGGAAGTCTTAAAAAGAAAATTCCTGAATTGTACCTAAGCCTCCATGGATATTTTAAAGATCATCATCGATTCCAACTGATTGGCATGATGGAGGCCATTGAGATGTTTCAAAAACAGATTGAACAGATTAATGTCAGATTGGAAATACTTACCCGTGACCATGAAAATTTACTGGAAAGACTAGATGAAGTTCCCGGAATCGATAAAAAATCAGCACAATCTGTTCTTGGAGAAGTCGGGGTCACACTGAATGAGTTTAAAAGCATGGTCGCTTTTGTTGCATGGGCCGGATTGTGCCCTGGCAACAATGAAAGCGCAGGTAAAAGGAAAAGTGGCAGGAACGCGGTTCGAAATCATCCATTCAAAACGATTTTAGTCCAGATCGCCTGGGCCGCGATCAAGACGAAGGGTTCATATTACAAAGCCAAGTATTATAAGCTCAAAGCCAGACGAGGTGCCAAAAAAGCGATTGTTGCCATAGCCCATAGAATTGCAAAAGCCATTTACAACATCATCAAGAATGGAGACAGATATAGAGACCTCGGAGAAGAATACTTAAGCAAGCCCAACAAACAAAGGATGTTGAAAAATTTGGCAAAAAAGGCTGATGAATTAGGGATGAAACTTGTTCCTTGTGAAGGTTAA
- a CDS encoding DDE-type integrase/transposase/recombinase, with amino-acid sequence MPIPDPADLAVWRYGIISSLLHRNEEVETMEEALIRIAGVQYRRPDGQFVSFSPETLRKWFYRYRNGGLPALNDAQRKNTGTHHAVPRAISDRLFQLRQEHPRWTFARLIEQLVQDKVWDMQSPARSTLYRFARTCNLQRDPHLTVHDPARPFQYQFFGQMWTADFLHGPKIRVNSQKRKTYLHAIIDDATRYVVHAGFFTSEGTEVMMMALMATVRTHGKPRRFYTDNGACYASKHLKFVCANLGIHLIHTPPGQPRGRGKVERFFRTVRDQFLEGKNAPAHTLDGLNKAFSQWLSTYHRRIHSSLGMTPLQKRLGHQSACIPLPETIDIEPLFRMKRRCKVYLNNTVRLKKRSYEVADALPGQRLDIWFMPWNLDRIWYGPEMKPAKPIDPIQNAYRGR; translated from the coding sequence ATGCCAATACCTGACCCAGCCGATCTCGCTGTCTGGCGATACGGCATTATCAGCAGTCTTCTTCATCGAAATGAAGAGGTAGAGACCATGGAGGAGGCACTGATCAGAATTGCCGGAGTTCAGTATCGCCGGCCTGACGGTCAATTTGTGTCCTTTTCTCCGGAAACCTTAAGAAAATGGTTTTATCGTTATCGGAACGGCGGCCTGCCGGCGTTAAACGATGCCCAAAGAAAAAACACCGGCACCCACCATGCCGTACCCAGGGCGATCTCGGACCGATTGTTTCAACTGCGGCAGGAACATCCCAGATGGACTTTTGCCCGTTTGATCGAACAGCTGGTTCAGGATAAAGTCTGGGATATGCAGTCTCCGGCCCGTTCCACGCTTTATCGCTTTGCCCGGACATGCAACCTTCAACGAGATCCCCATTTGACGGTGCATGATCCGGCTCGGCCCTTTCAATATCAGTTCTTTGGTCAAATGTGGACTGCAGACTTTCTTCACGGCCCAAAGATCAGAGTGAACAGCCAAAAACGCAAAACCTATCTGCATGCCATTATTGACGATGCCACAAGATATGTGGTTCATGCCGGTTTTTTTACCAGTGAGGGCACCGAGGTAATGATGATGGCACTGATGGCCACCGTTCGAACCCATGGCAAGCCGCGTCGGTTCTATACGGACAACGGGGCCTGTTACGCAAGCAAGCATCTTAAATTTGTTTGTGCCAACCTGGGTATCCATCTGATCCATACGCCGCCGGGCCAACCCAGGGGAAGGGGTAAAGTGGAACGATTCTTCCGGACCGTCCGGGATCAGTTCCTTGAGGGCAAAAATGCCCCGGCCCATACTCTGGACGGGTTGAACAAGGCCTTTTCACAATGGCTGTCGACTTATCATCGGCGTATTCACAGCAGCCTGGGCATGACCCCTTTGCAGAAACGGCTTGGGCATCAAAGTGCCTGCATCCCTCTACCGGAAACGATTGATATCGAGCCTTTATTTAGAATGAAGCGCCGGTGCAAAGTTTACCTGAATAATACCGTCAGGCTTAAAAAGCGGTCCTATGAGGTGGCAGACGCCTTACCCGGCCAGCGCCTCGACATCTGGTTTATGCCATGGAACCTTGACCGAATCTGGTACGGACCGGAAATGAAACCGGCCAAACCAATTGATCCCATCCAAAACGCATATAGAGGGAGGTAA
- a CDS encoding transposase: protein MKESIIRNQSSAKEKQQVRCCHCSSSLTIRNGTYPRNHPQDDTEIRVQRYLCKSPLCPWKSFSVLPESIMPVVRHTLEAICCCAAMVSAGMNQAQTARFFGCTRGVAKRLRIFSQKLMPWFSREKTVAEWGPDPPSFWPDFTRDVSQSFFPGRWVKLPSTQNIHC, encoded by the coding sequence ATGAAAGAAAGCATAATAAGAAATCAGTCATCTGCCAAGGAAAAACAACAGGTTCGTTGCTGCCATTGTTCGAGTTCTTTGACCATCCGTAACGGAACCTATCCGCGAAATCATCCCCAAGACGACACAGAAATAAGGGTTCAGCGCTATTTGTGCAAATCGCCCCTGTGTCCATGGAAAAGTTTTTCTGTTCTTCCTGAATCCATCATGCCGGTCGTCCGTCACACCCTTGAGGCGATATGCTGCTGCGCAGCCATGGTCAGTGCCGGAATGAACCAGGCACAGACGGCAAGATTCTTTGGGTGCACCCGGGGTGTTGCTAAACGGCTCAGGATCTTTTCTCAAAAATTAATGCCCTGGTTTTCCCGGGAAAAGACTGTTGCCGAATGGGGGCCGGATCCGCCCTCCTTCTGGCCGGACTTTACCAGGGATGTTTCCCAGAGTTTTTTCCCTGGAAGATGGGTTAAATTACCATCAACACAAAACATACATTGTTAA